A region from the Sphaerodactylus townsendi isolate TG3544 linkage group LG01, MPM_Stown_v2.3, whole genome shotgun sequence genome encodes:
- the PROX1 gene encoding prospero homeobox protein 1 isoform X2, with protein MPDHDSTALLSRQTKRRRVDIGVKRTVGTASALFAKARASFFSAMNPQGSEQDVEYSVVQHADGEKSNVLRKLLKRANSYEDAMMPFPGATIISQLLKNNMNKNGGTEPSFQASGLSSTGSEVHQEDVCSNSSRDSPQECLSPFGRPTMSQFDMDRLCDEHLRAKRARVENIIRGMSHSPSVALRGNENEREMAPQSVSPRESYRENKRKQKLPQQQQQSFQQLVSARKEQKREERRQLKQQLEDMQKQLRQLQEKFYQIYDSTDSENDEDAGNLSEDSLRSEILDARARDSVGRSDNEMCELDPGQFIDRARALIREQEITENKPRKIGPKDKEHGPNSFHPEGKHLAETLKQELNTAMSQVVDTVVKVFSSKPARQLPQVFPPLQIPQARFAMNGENHNFHTANQRLQCFGDVIIPNPLDTFGNVPLPSSTDQTEALPLVVRKNSSDQSASAPPPGSHHAALHQSPLSATTGFTSSSFRHPFPLPLMAYPFQNPLGAPSASFPGKDRASPESLDLTRETTSLRTKMSSHHMNHHPCSPAHPPSSAESLSISLIKSECGDLQDISEISPYSGSAMQEGLSPNHLKKAKLMFFYTRYPSSNMLKTYFSDVKFNRCITLSKASKSKLV; from the coding sequence ATGCCTGACCATGACAGCACAGCCCTCTTAAGCAGGCAaaccaagagaagaagagttgacaTTGGAGTGAAAAGGACGGTAGGGACAGCATCTGCACTTTTTGCAAAGGCAAGAGCATCGTTTTTTAGTGCCATGAATCCCCAAGGCTCAGAGCAGGATGTTGAGTATTCAGTGGTGCAGCATGCAGATGGGGAGAAGTCAAATGTGCTCCGCAAGCTGCTGAAGAGGGCAAACTCATATGAAGATGCCATGATGCCTTTTCCAGGAGCAACCATAATTTCCCAGCTGTTGAAAAATAACATGAACAAAAATGGTGGCACCGAGCCCAGTTTTCAAGCCAGTGGTCTCTCCAGCACAGGCTCAGAAGTACATCAGGAGGATGTGTGCAGCAACTCTTCAAGAGACAGCCCCCAAGAGTGTCTTTCCCCTTTTGGCAGGCCTACGATGAGCCAGTTTGATATGGATCGGTTATGCGATGAACACCTGAGAGCTAAGCGTGCCCGGGTTGAGAATATCATTCGGGGGATGAGCCATTCCCCAAGTGTGGCATTAAGGGGCaatgaaaatgaaagagaaatggcTCCGCAGTCTGTGAGTCCCCGAGAAAGTTACAGAGAAAATAAACGCAAGCAAAAGCTtccgcaacagcagcagcagagtttCCAGCAGCTGGTTTCAGCTAGGAAAGAACAGAAGCGAGAGGAGCGCAGACAGCTGAAACAGCAGCTGGAGGACATGCAGAAACAGCTGCGCCAGCTGCAAGAAAAGTTCTACCAAATCTATGACAGCACAGATTCTGAAAACGATGAAGATGCCGGTAACCTGTCGGAAGACAGTCTGCGTTCAGAAATTCTGGATGCCAGAGCTAGAGATTCTGTGGGGAGGTCAGATAATGAAATGTGTGAGTTAGACCCAGGGCAATTCATTGATCGTGCAAGGGCTCTGATCAGGGAACAGGAGATAACTGAAAACAAACCTAGAAAAATTGGCCCAAAAGATAAAGAGCATGGGCCAAACTCTTTTCACCCAGAAGGCAAACATCTGGCTGAGACATTGAAACAGGAACTGAACACTGCCATGTCTCAGGTTGTGGACACAGTGGTCAAGGTTTTCTCTTCTAAACCTGCCCGCCAACTTCCTCAGGTCTTCCCGCCTCTTCAGATCCCCCAAGCAAGATTTGCCATGAATGGGGAAAACCACAACTTCCACACAGCCAACCAACGGCTCCAGTGTTTTGGCGATGTCATCATTCCAAACCCACTAGACACCTTTGGCAATGTGCCGCTACCTAGTTCCACAGACCAAACAGAAGCACTGCCCCTAGTTGTCCGCAAAAATTCATCTGACCagtctgcctctgcccccccacctggCAGCCACCATGCTGCTCTCCATCAGTCTCCGCTGTCCGCTACCACAGGCTTCACTTCATCTTCCTTCCGCCACCCATTTCCGCTTCCTCTTATGGCATACCCATTTCAGAATCCCTTAGGCGCTCCTTCTGCctcctttccagggaaagacagagCTTCCCCAGAATCCTTAGATTTAACAAGGGAGACCACAAGCCTGAGGACCAAGATGTCATCGCACCATATGAACCATCATCCTTGTTCACCAGCACACCCGCCCAGCAGCGCTGAAAGCCTCTCTATATCTCTCATCAAATCTGAGTGTGGTGACCTACAAGATATTTCAGAAATCTCACCTTACTCGGGGAGTGCA